One genomic segment of Brassica napus cultivar Da-Ae chromosome A3, Da-Ae, whole genome shotgun sequence includes these proteins:
- the LOC106438165 gene encoding GDSL esterase/lipase At2g38180-like: MVGPGRPQIVLFGSSIVQYSFINGGWGATLADVYSRTADIILRGYGGWNSRYALKVLNQVFPKDAVVQPSLVIVYFGGNDSKAPHPSGHGPHVPLSEFVENMRKIGEHLLSLSDKTRVIFLSPPPINETQIQLVFGNAIKGRSNEVCRPYAEALLNLCNEINVKCVDLWKAIQQQDDWLNTCFTDGIHFTAKASEVVVKEVLKVVKEADWKPSLHWKSLPIEFPFDFGVPNSLSLSEIELMRNDQLEPPPSATLL, translated from the exons ATGGTTGGACCAGGAAGACCTCAGATCGTCCTTTTCGGTTCTTCAATCGTTCAGTACAGCTTCATCAATGGTGGCTGGGGAGCCACTCTCGCTGACGTCTACTCTCGCACG GCTGACATCATCCTTCGTGGTTATGGTGGTTGGAACTCCAGATATGCCTTAAAGGTCCTTAACCAAGTCTTCCCAAAG GATGCTGTAGTACAACCTTCTTTGGTGATAGTCTACTTCGGTGGGAATGATTCAAAGGCTCCTCATCCATCAGGCCACGGACCTCATGTTCCTCTATCTGAATTCGTTGAAAACATGAGGAAGATTGGGGAGCATCTTTTG agcctttCGGACAAGACCCGTGTCATTTTTCTCTCTCCCCCACCAATAAATGAGACACAAATCCAATTGGTTTTTGG AAATGCAATAAAAGGACGGAGTAACGAAGTTTGCCGTCCATATGCAGAGGCCTTGTTGAATCTATGCAATGAGATCAATGTAAAATGTGTTGATCTTTGGAAGGCAATACAGCAACAAGATGATTGGTTGAACACCTGCTTCAC AGATGGGATCCATTTCACAGCCAAGGCAAGCGAGGTTGTCGTGAAGGAGGTATTGAAGGTAGTGAAAGAAGCGGATTGGAAACCGAGTCTTCACTGGAAGTCGTTACCAATTGAGTTTCCATTTGATTTTGGTGTACCAAACTCTCTAAGCCTTAGTGAGATAGAGTTAATGAGAAACGACCAGTTGGAGCCACCACCTAGTGCGACTCTACTGTAA
- the LOC106438167 gene encoding transcription factor DIVARICATA: MNRGIEVLSPATYLDTSNWLFQENRGTKWTHEENKKFENALAFYDKDTPDRWNKVAAMLPGKTVGDVIKQYRELEEDLSDIEAGLIPIPGYASDSFTLDWGGYDAGNNGFNMNGYYFPAAGGKRGSAARAAEHERKKGVPWTEEEHRQFLMGLKKYGKGDWRNIARNFVTTRTPTQVASHAQKYFIRQVNGGKDKRRSSIHDITTVNISDSPDAAAADSATANAPCSPPSVGGSQREASDHWEGQATYVETAAAFYNQNVFQETLLGMSSTPYMAKLQEQSFLNASQFESYNAYLQM, from the exons ATGAACAGAGGAATCGAAGTTCTGTCCCCAGCAACGTACTTAGACACATCAAACTGGTTGTTCCAAGAAAACAGAGGAACTAAATGGACACATGAAGAAAACAAGAAGTTCGAAAACGCTTTAGCGTTTTACGACAAAGACACTCCCGACAGATGGAACAAAGTCGCCGCTATGCTCCCCGGAAAAACAGTCGGAGATGTGATCAAACAGTACAGAGAGCTAGAGGAAGATCTCAGCGACATCGAAGCTGGTCTTATCCCGATCCCTGGCTACGCCTCTGACTCATTCACACTAGACTGGGGAGGCTACGACGCTGGAAACAATGGGTTTAACATGAACGGATATTACTTCCCCGCCGCCGGAGGAAAGAGAGGATCCGCCGCGAGAGCAGCGGAGCATGAACGGAAGAAAGGTGTTCCATGGACAGAAGAAGAACACAG ACAATTTCTGATGGGTCTGAAGAAATATGGAAAAGGCGATTGGAGAAACATAGCTCGAAACTTCGTGACCACACGGACGCCAACGCAAGTCGCAAGTCATGCTCAAAAGTATTTCATAAGGCAAGTCAACGGCGGCAAAGATAAACGCCGTTCAAGCATCCATGATATCACCACCGTCAACATCTCAGACTCTCCTGATGCAGCGGCCGCTGATTCCGCAACAGCAAACGCGCCATGCTCGCCGCCGTCAGTAGGAGGAAGCCAGCGAGAGGCGTCAGATCACTGGGAAGGTCAAGCGACATACGTTGAAACAGCGGCTGCGTTTTACAATCAAAACGTGTTTCAAGAAACGCTCCTTGGAATGTCCTCAACGCCGTATATGGCCAAACTGCAGGAGCAGAGTTTTCTAAACGCATCACAATTCGAATCGTACAATGCGTATCTCCAAATGTAG
- the LOC125606839 gene encoding auxin transporter protein 1-like — MSAGMRHGEEAIVPSGNDNEGVQVNGNNTGKIDEHDGSDGSKLSSFLWHGGSVWDAWFSCASNQVAQVLLTLPYSFSQLGMLSGIVLQIFYGLLGSWTAYLISVLYVEYRARKEKEGKNFKNHVIQWFEVLDGLLGTYWKALGLAFNCTFLLFGSVIQLIACASNIYYINDHLDKRTWTYIFGACCATTVFIPSFHNYRIWSFLGLGMTTYTAWYLAIASIIHGQTEGVKHSGPTKLVLYFTGATNILYTFGGHAVTVEIMHAMWKPQKFKYIYLMATLYVFTLTIPSASAVYWAFGDELLDHSNAFSLLPKNGWRDAAVILMLIHQFITFGFACTPLYFVWEKVIGMHDTKSICLRALARLPVVIPIWFLAIIFPFFGPINSAVGALLVSFTVYIIPSLAHMLTYRSACARQNAAEKPPFFLPSWTAMYVLNAFVVIWVLIVGFGFGGWASVTNFVRQVDTFGLFAKCYQCKPPVPAAAAAHAPVSALHHRL; from the exons ATGTCGGCGGGAATGAGGCACGGAGAAGAGGCGATAGTCCCAAGCGGAAATGACAACGAAGGAGTTCAGGTAAACGGAAACAACACCGGAAAAATCGACGAGCACGACGGCTCCGACGGTTCTAAACTAAGCAGTTTCCTCTGGCACGGTGGCTCCGTCTGGGACGCTTGGTTCAGCTGCGCATCTAACcag GTGGCGCAAGTGCTTTTGACGCTGCCGTACTCGTTCAGTCAACTAGGAATGTTATCAGGAATAGTACTTCAGATCTTCTATGGTTTACTCGGAAGCTGGACTGCTTACCTCATCAGTGTTCTCTACGTTGAGTATCGAGCTCGTAAGGAGAAAGAAGGCAAAAACTTTAAGAACCACGTTATTCAG TGGTTCGAAGTGCTTGATGGATTACTCGGGACATACTGGAAAGCACTAGGGCTCGCATTTAACTGCACTTTCCTCTTGTTCGGATCTGTAATCCAACTCATTGCTTGTGCCAG TAACATTTATTACATAAACGATCACTTGGACAAGAGAACATGGACTTACATATTCGGTGCATGTTGTGCAACCACTGTTTTTATACCGTCGTTCCATAATTACCGGATTTGGTCATTCCTCGGCTTGGGTATGACCACTTACACCGCATGGTACTTGGCCATCGCCTCCATTATCCACGGGCAG acgGAAGGTGTGAAACACTCAGGTCCAACGAAGCTAGTGCTTTATTTCACCGGAGCTACCAATATACTGTATACCTTTGGTGGTCACGCGGTTACTgt TGAGATAATGCATGCAATGTGGAAACCACAGAAGTTTAAGTACATTTACTTAATGGCGACGTTATATGTTTTCACATTAACGATACCGTCAGCTTCCGCCGTTTACTGGGCCTTCGGAGACGAACTTCTCGACCATTCCAACGCATTTTCTCTTCTCCCCAAGAACGGGTGGCGTGATGCCGCCGTTATCCTCATGCTCATTCACCag TTTATAACGTTCGGATTTGCGTGTACCCCGCTTTACTTTGTGTGGGAGAAAGTGATAGGGATGCATGACACAAAGAGCATTTGCTTGAGGGCTTTAGCTCGTTTGCCTGTGGTTATACCTATATGGTTCCTAGCTATTATTTTCCCATTTTTCGGTCCGATCAATTCCGCGGTTGGTGCTCTTCTGGTTAGCTTCACCGTCTATATCATCCCGTCCCTTGCTCACATGCTCACTTACCGATCTGCCTGCGCTCGTCAG AATGCGGCGGAGAAGCCGCCGTTCTTCTTGCCGAGCTGGACGGCGATGTACGTGTTGAACGCTTTCGTGGTTATTTGGGTTCTAATAGTTGGATTCGGGTTCGGTGGATGGGCAAGTGTTACCAACTTTGTTCGTCAAGTCGACACTTTTGGTCTCTTTGCTAAGTGTTACCAATGTAAACCACCGGTTCCAGCTGCAGCCGCGGCGCACGCTCCTGTTTCCGCTTTACACCACCGCCTTTGA